In Bradyrhizobium sp. CCBAU 051011, the following are encoded in one genomic region:
- a CDS encoding amino acid ABC transporter ATP-binding protein produces MIELTNVHKSFGKVEVLKGITASVEKGEVVCIVGPSGSGKSTILRCINGLESYDSGDILVEGARVDRNAPSIVSIRTQVSMVFQRFNLFPHRTALENVIEGPIYVKKEPRAAALERGRALLAQVGLAEKAEVHPPQLSGGQQQRVAIARALAMQPKAILFDEPTSALDPELVGEVLSVMRKLADDGMTMVVVTHEMGFARDVADRVLFIDGGVIVEQGPAKSVLNQPQHARTQDFLRRVLHPL; encoded by the coding sequence ATGATCGAACTGACAAACGTCCACAAGAGTTTCGGCAAGGTCGAGGTGCTCAAGGGCATCACGGCCTCCGTCGAGAAGGGCGAGGTGGTCTGCATCGTCGGGCCCTCGGGCTCCGGCAAATCCACCATCCTGCGCTGTATCAACGGGCTGGAAAGCTATGACAGCGGCGATATCCTTGTCGAAGGTGCGCGGGTGGACCGCAACGCACCTTCGATCGTTTCGATCCGGACGCAGGTCTCGATGGTGTTCCAGCGTTTCAACCTGTTTCCGCATCGGACCGCGCTGGAGAACGTCATCGAGGGCCCGATCTATGTGAAGAAGGAGCCGCGCGCCGCGGCGCTGGAGCGCGGCCGTGCGCTATTGGCGCAGGTGGGGCTCGCCGAGAAGGCCGAAGTCCATCCGCCGCAACTGTCCGGCGGGCAGCAGCAGCGGGTCGCGATTGCGCGCGCGCTCGCGATGCAGCCGAAGGCTATTCTGTTCGACGAGCCGACCTCGGCGCTCGATCCGGAACTGGTCGGCGAGGTGCTCTCGGTGATGCGCAAGCTCGCCGATGATGGCATGACCATGGTCGTCGTTACCCATGAGATGGGTTTTGCCCGCGATGTCGCCGACCGCGTGCTGTTCATCGACGGCGGCGTGATCGTCGAGCAGGGGCCGGCGAAATCGGTCCTCAATCAGCCGCAGCATGCGCGCACGCAGGACTTTTTGCGGCGTGTGCTGCATCCGCTCTAA
- a CDS encoding FAD-binding oxidoreductase: MNTPVSLPLPPSLYADTAVAPTPTPPLDGDRSVAVAIIGSGFTGLSTALHLAEQGVNALVLEAQQPGWGASGNNGGQVNPGLKHDPDQIEADFGAELGRRMIDFAYGTTNYTFELIRRYQIPCEARQNGTLRAAYNEASAAAIENTAKQCIRRGMPVTLLNREQMREMTGTDRYLCAMLDNRGGDLHPLSYARGLARAAIAAGAEVHGETPALSLSREGAGWRVDTPRGIVRAEKVLLATNGFTDDLWPALRRSIVPVFSSITATAPLPDDVAREIMPTRPVLYESGHITVYYRIDQHNRLLMGGRGPMRWISKPADVAYLIRYAERLWPRLKGVIWTHGWNSRLAITPDHYPHVHEPAENLLISLGCNGRGVALSTAMGGQLARRLIGGRTAEIDMPVTAIKPMALHAFWPLGVTAAVLAGRVRDRLGL, encoded by the coding sequence ATGAATACGCCTGTATCCTTGCCGTTGCCGCCAAGCCTCTATGCCGATACGGCGGTCGCGCCGACACCGACGCCGCCGCTCGATGGTGACAGGAGTGTTGCGGTCGCGATCATCGGCAGCGGCTTTACGGGACTCTCCACCGCGTTGCATCTCGCCGAGCAGGGCGTGAACGCGCTCGTGCTGGAGGCGCAACAGCCAGGCTGGGGCGCTTCCGGCAACAATGGTGGCCAGGTCAATCCGGGCCTCAAGCATGACCCTGACCAGATCGAAGCGGATTTCGGCGCCGAACTCGGCCGCCGCATGATCGATTTCGCCTACGGCACCACGAACTATACGTTCGAACTGATCCGCCGTTACCAGATACCCTGCGAGGCGCGGCAGAACGGCACGCTGCGCGCGGCCTATAACGAGGCGAGCGCAGCGGCGATCGAGAATACGGCGAAGCAATGCATCCGCCGCGGCATGCCGGTGACACTGTTGAACCGCGAGCAGATGCGCGAGATGACCGGCACTGACCGCTATCTTTGCGCCATGCTGGACAACCGCGGCGGCGATCTGCATCCGCTGAGTTATGCGCGCGGGCTGGCGCGTGCGGCGATCGCGGCAGGCGCTGAAGTCCATGGCGAGACGCCGGCGCTGTCCCTGTCGCGTGAAGGAGCCGGCTGGCGGGTCGACACGCCGCGCGGGATCGTGCGCGCGGAAAAAGTGCTGCTGGCAACCAATGGCTTCACGGATGATCTGTGGCCGGCGCTTCGCCGCAGCATCGTGCCGGTGTTTTCGTCCATCACCGCCACCGCGCCTCTGCCTGACGACGTCGCCCGCGAAATCATGCCGACCCGTCCGGTCCTCTACGAGAGCGGACACATCACGGTCTATTACCGCATCGATCAACACAATCGTTTGCTGATGGGCGGTCGCGGGCCGATGCGCTGGATCAGCAAGCCGGCCGACGTCGCCTATCTCATCCGCTATGCCGAGCGGCTATGGCCGCGGCTGAAGGGCGTCATCTGGACGCACGGCTGGAACAGCCGGCTCGCCATCACGCCCGACCATTATCCGCATGTGCACGAGCCCGCGGAAAACCTTCTAATCTCGCTCGGCTGCAACGGCCGCGGCGTCGCGCTCTCGACCGCGATGGGCGGGCAGCTCGCACGCCGCCTCATCGGTGGTAGGACTGCGGAAATCGACATGCCCGTCACCGCCATCAAGCCGATGGCGTTGCACGCCTTCTGGCCGCTCGGCGTCACCGCCGCGGTGCTGGCGGGGCGGGTGCGGGATCGGCTGGGGTTGTAG
- a CDS encoding DUF1236 domain-containing protein yields the protein MRKQLLLSTGIICLMLAPAVSYGQAPGARGEEQKQMRPSDSGKGAASQERGAERAQERGQAAEQKAQGGREERGTGSRQTEERGKAAPSSERPATAADDSRRGRGDDAKSGERAQDSRSRDAQTAREKDAKDGSKDSKGSAEMKRDSDREKSRAESDKAKEGSTAAQKERESTTTAQKEPGRDQRDGAKNAAEQGKDASRPSTATDTTRTQPSTSAQTGQSQTGQAQTSQQSNVSVDKQVRISETLTRERLAAPQRNLNVSIRVGERIPQRVRVHRLPDTIVAIEPQYRGYDYFTTEEEIVIVEPRTHRIVSQIPRDASRIRAAGGASGTGSTSGTAGTGSSGSYTGTMAAAGGASPCRIMRRDTAGNVTELTPQTVGSAAAQQETISVTVRVPGGASTAPIALGAADGQIVVSGQTGADCMVTIEPQTR from the coding sequence ATGCGCAAGCAACTGCTGTTATCGACAGGAATTATATGCCTGATGCTGGCACCGGCTGTTTCCTACGGCCAGGCTCCGGGAGCAAGAGGCGAAGAGCAGAAACAGATGCGGCCAAGCGATTCCGGCAAGGGTGCTGCATCGCAAGAACGTGGCGCCGAACGGGCGCAGGAACGCGGGCAGGCTGCGGAACAAAAGGCGCAAGGAGGCCGCGAGGAGAGGGGAACCGGTTCCCGGCAAACCGAGGAAAGGGGCAAGGCCGCGCCATCGTCCGAGCGCCCGGCGACCGCGGCCGATGACAGCAGGCGCGGCCGTGGCGACGATGCCAAATCCGGCGAGCGCGCGCAGGATTCCCGCAGTCGCGACGCACAGACGGCGCGCGAAAAGGACGCTAAGGATGGTAGCAAGGACAGCAAGGGCAGCGCCGAGATGAAGCGCGACAGCGACCGCGAAAAATCGCGCGCGGAATCCGACAAGGCCAAGGAAGGAAGCACGGCTGCCCAGAAGGAGCGCGAGAGCACGACCACGGCCCAGAAAGAACCGGGCCGCGATCAGCGCGACGGCGCGAAGAACGCCGCCGAGCAGGGCAAGGATGCAAGCCGGCCGTCAACGGCGACCGACACCACGCGCACGCAGCCTTCCACCAGCGCGCAGACCGGCCAGAGCCAGACAGGTCAGGCCCAGACCAGTCAGCAGTCCAACGTCTCCGTCGACAAGCAAGTACGGATTTCCGAGACCCTGACCCGCGAACGTCTCGCCGCGCCCCAGCGCAACCTCAACGTCTCGATCCGCGTGGGCGAGCGAATTCCGCAGCGTGTGCGGGTTCATCGGCTGCCGGATACAATCGTGGCGATCGAGCCGCAATACCGCGGCTATGATTACTTCACGACCGAGGAAGAGATCGTGATCGTTGAGCCGCGCACCCATCGTATCGTCAGCCAGATCCCGCGCGACGCATCCCGCATTCGCGCCGCCGGCGGAGCGAGCGGCACTGGGAGCACGAGCGGTACTGCCGGCACGGGCAGCTCAGGCAGTTACACCGGCACGATGGCCGCTGCCGGTGGTGCCTCGCCGTGCCGCATCATGCGGCGCGACACCGCGGGCAATGTCACCGAACTGACGCCACAGACGGTCGGCTCGGCGGCGGCACAGCAGGAAACCATCAGCGTCACGGTCCGCGTGCCCGGCGGCGCCTCGACCGCGCCGATTGCGCTGGGTGCCGCGGACGGACAGATCGTGGTATCCGGCCAGACCGGCGCCGATTGCATGGTGACGATCGAGCCGCAGACACGGTAG
- a CDS encoding gamma-glutamyltransferase has product MRDQFSTTQQIHKPAVSSKGGIVAAQSNRAAQVGAEVLAAGGDCVDAVIATTFALGVLEPWMSGPGGGGAMVLYRAREDRYEVIDYGMRAPASLRVEDYPLTGDGAASDIFPWPRVKDDRNIHGPGSIAVPGVVAGMEEAHRRHAKLPWKELLAPSVALAGEGLAVDWWTTVMISSAAADLRRYPASAAAYLQDGLPPNPQWGIRSSVRMPQDKLKATMAQLASAGPRDFYEGDLAKCLAADIQAAGGALSVDDLRPFRAQFREPLAISYRGGKVLATPELTAGPTLSRTLGLLQKDLKPARGGPDAAAYLAYASALQAAYRERLKDMGDQDGRRSLGAEALAPACTTHFSAVDRDGNMAAVTQTLLSTFGSKFVSSQTGITMNNGIMWFDPTPGMPNSLAPGKRCLTNYTPVLAQAADGRRIAVGASGGRRILPAVSQLLSFVMDFGMDLDAAIHQPRIDASEGAVVIGDVRLPQAAREALGARFDYEEARIQALPMKFACPSIVMRNGDTNSGATEPFHAWSEAVAEG; this is encoded by the coding sequence ATGCGCGACCAGTTTTCGACCACGCAGCAAATCCACAAACCGGCCGTGAGTTCCAAAGGCGGCATCGTTGCAGCCCAATCGAACCGCGCGGCGCAAGTGGGTGCCGAGGTGCTGGCTGCGGGCGGCGACTGCGTCGATGCTGTCATCGCGACCACATTTGCACTTGGCGTGCTGGAGCCGTGGATGAGCGGGCCCGGGGGCGGGGGTGCGATGGTGCTCTACCGCGCGCGTGAAGACCGCTACGAAGTCATCGACTACGGCATGCGCGCGCCCGCGAGCCTGCGGGTGGAGGATTATCCGCTGACCGGCGATGGCGCGGCGTCCGACATCTTCCCTTGGCCGCGCGTGAAGGACGACCGCAATATTCATGGCCCCGGCTCGATCGCGGTGCCCGGCGTGGTCGCCGGCATGGAGGAAGCGCATCGCCGTCACGCCAAACTGCCATGGAAGGAATTGCTGGCGCCGAGCGTCGCGCTTGCCGGCGAAGGCCTTGCGGTCGACTGGTGGACCACGGTGATGATTTCGAGCGCCGCAGCCGATCTGCGCCGTTACCCCGCCAGCGCCGCCGCCTATCTGCAAGACGGCCTGCCGCCGAACCCGCAATGGGGCATCAGGTCCAGCGTTCGCATGCCGCAGGACAAGCTCAAGGCCACAATGGCGCAGCTTGCTAGCGCCGGCCCCCGCGACTTCTATGAAGGCGATCTGGCGAAGTGCCTCGCCGCCGACATCCAGGCCGCCGGCGGCGCATTGTCGGTCGACGACCTCAGGCCATTCCGCGCCCAATTCCGCGAGCCGCTGGCGATCTCCTATCGCGGCGGCAAGGTTTTGGCGACGCCCGAACTCACCGCCGGCCCGACGCTCTCGCGCACGCTCGGTCTGCTGCAGAAGGATCTGAAGCCCGCGCGTGGTGGACCGGATGCGGCGGCCTATCTCGCTTATGCATCGGCGCTGCAGGCCGCCTATCGCGAGCGCCTGAAGGACATGGGTGACCAGGACGGCAGGCGTTCGCTCGGCGCCGAAGCGCTGGCGCCGGCCTGCACCACGCATTTCTCGGCGGTCGATCGCGACGGCAACATGGCGGCGGTGACGCAGACGTTGCTCTCCACCTTCGGCTCCAAATTCGTATCTAGCCAGACCGGCATCACCATGAACAACGGCATCATGTGGTTCGACCCGACGCCGGGCATGCCGAATTCGCTGGCGCCGGGCAAGCGCTGCCTCACCAACTACACGCCGGTGCTGGCGCAGGCGGCTGATGGCCGCCGCATCGCGGTCGGCGCATCCGGCGGCCGCCGCATCCTGCCGGCGGTGAGCCAGCTCCTGTCCTTCGTGATGGACTTTGGCATGGACCTCGATGCGGCGATTCATCAGCCCCGCATCGACGCCAGTGAAGGCGCGGTCGTGATCGGCGACGTCCGCCTGCCGCAGGCCGCGCGCGAAGCATTGGGCGCGCGCTTCGACTACGAGGAAGCACGCATCCAGGCCCTGCCGATGAAATTCGCCTGCCCCAGCATCGTGATGCGCAACGGCGACACCAACAGCGGCGCAACCGAACCGTTCCACGCCTGGAGCGAGGCGGTGGCGGAGGGGTGA
- a CDS encoding Crp/Fnr family transcriptional regulator has translation MVGNDGVFGASQALDDKVSLNLVTVQIAGKASVMAADRLRALASELPDFKALLIKYEQFFLAQVQQTAACNAVHDIDARTCKWLSRMHDLVGPDLLLTQEFVARMMGVRRTSVTTVAGALQGAGLISYSRGRLHIVDIERIRKRACECDDAVRSHFRRMFEAVETDTHKDRCV, from the coding sequence ATGGTCGGCAACGACGGCGTGTTTGGCGCGAGCCAGGCGCTTGATGACAAGGTTTCGCTGAATCTCGTGACTGTTCAGATTGCCGGCAAGGCTTCGGTCATGGCCGCGGATAGGCTCCGTGCCTTGGCCAGCGAACTGCCGGATTTCAAGGCGCTTCTGATAAAGTACGAGCAGTTCTTCCTTGCACAGGTCCAGCAGACCGCGGCCTGCAACGCCGTCCACGACATTGATGCGCGTACCTGCAAGTGGCTTTCGCGGATGCACGACCTGGTCGGCCCCGACCTGTTGCTGACGCAGGAGTTCGTTGCGCGGATGATGGGCGTCCGGCGCACCAGCGTGACGACGGTGGCCGGTGCACTGCAGGGCGCCGGCTTGATCTCCTATAGCCGTGGCCGGCTCCACATCGTCGATATCGAGCGGATACGCAAGCGCGCCTGCGAATGCGATGACGCCGTCCGGTCGCACTTTCGGCGGATGTTCGAGGCGGTGGAGACCGACACGCATAAAGATCGATGCGTATGA
- a CDS encoding gamma-glutamylcyclotransferase: MTADAFIHLPDLRARVTQPEKSLLRLTPEMFAMWEQRARAAGWPVSWRLPDEAIEASRLAVLGDHPDSDDLWIYCYGSLMWDPGFHFAEVRLADVENYQRRFTLKINLGRGSHDYPALMLSLEPQAGCCRGLAFRIAADSVHAESAILWRREMLRGGYAPAMVPMTTPQGPITALAFVSNRAHPSYVGELPLAETAAMIASGKGVLGTNREYLVQLATQLQALGIEDPYVAQLHAQIGADPSA, translated from the coding sequence GTGACCGCGGACGCGTTCATTCATCTGCCAGATCTGCGCGCGCGGGTGACGCAGCCGGAAAAATCGCTGCTGCGCCTGACGCCGGAAATGTTTGCGATGTGGGAGCAGCGGGCGCGGGCCGCAGGATGGCCGGTGAGCTGGCGGCTGCCGGACGAAGCGATCGAGGCATCGCGGCTTGCCGTGCTCGGCGATCACCCTGATAGCGACGATCTCTGGATCTATTGCTACGGCTCGCTGATGTGGGACCCCGGATTCCATTTCGCCGAAGTGCGGCTTGCCGACGTCGAAAATTATCAGCGCCGCTTCACGCTGAAGATCAATCTCGGCCGTGGATCGCATGACTATCCGGCGCTGATGCTGTCGCTGGAGCCGCAGGCCGGGTGTTGCCGGGGATTGGCGTTTCGCATCGCGGCGGATTCCGTGCATGCGGAATCGGCGATCCTGTGGCGCCGCGAGATGCTGCGCGGCGGCTATGCGCCGGCGATGGTGCCGATGACGACGCCGCAGGGGCCGATCACGGCGCTTGCCTTCGTCTCCAACCGCGCGCACCCGAGCTATGTCGGCGAACTGCCGCTCGCCGAGACCGCGGCAATGATCGCAAGCGGCAAAGGCGTTCTCGGCACCAACCGGGAATACCTCGTGCAACTGGCGACGCAGTTACAGGCGTTGGGGATCGAGGATCCCTATGTCGCGCAGTTGCACGCGCAGATTGGCGCCGATCCGAGTGCCTAG
- a CDS encoding NAD(P)/FAD-dependent oxidoreductase — MTGEIKPHYEVVVVGAGVSGIYQIKRLADLGADALVLDAAPDLGGTWYWNRYPGARFDSESYTYGYSFSKELLNEWHWKERFSAQPENLRYLNYVTDKFDLRKYMRFNRKVEAAAFDEASHLWRLRLDDGRELSCRFLILAVGLLSIPTPPRLEGISAFKGRSFHTFHWPHEPLELAGKKVGIIGTGATAIQVIGEIADKVGELTVFQRRPNWSAPLNNGPISNAEMADIRSRYDEIFAACRRTPGGFEHEPDRRGFYEATREERIALWDKLYDEPGFGIWLSNFREIFTDEAANAEFSAYIAERIRRRVKDPVTAEKLIPRDHGFGVQRVPLETNYFEAYNRDNVHLVDISETPIERVTETGLRTSARDYELDIIVYSTGFDAITGAFDAIDITGVGGVKLADRWRDGPSTFLGMMANGFPNLLMPTGPQSGSASTNFPRGIENGVGWCMGLLAHMWERGHTRAEPTAEAQARWTAHVTKMYAIMLMRKAKSWFTGYNSNIPGHEHGKTRYLVYNGGTPKYVAAITEVAERGYEGIVFDAQAMPSATRRPQASRAG; from the coding sequence ATGACCGGGGAGATCAAGCCGCATTACGAGGTCGTTGTCGTTGGCGCCGGCGTGTCGGGCATTTATCAGATCAAGCGGCTGGCCGACCTTGGGGCGGATGCTCTCGTGCTCGATGCAGCCCCCGATCTCGGCGGGACCTGGTACTGGAACCGCTACCCGGGCGCACGCTTCGATTCCGAGAGCTATACCTACGGTTATTCGTTCTCGAAGGAACTGCTCAACGAGTGGCACTGGAAGGAGCGCTTCTCGGCGCAGCCGGAGAATCTGCGCTATCTCAACTACGTCACCGACAAGTTTGATTTGCGCAAATACATGCGGTTCAACCGCAAGGTGGAGGCGGCGGCGTTCGACGAGGCCAGCCATCTGTGGCGGCTCAGGCTCGACGACGGGCGCGAACTCTCCTGCCGCTTCCTCATTCTTGCAGTCGGGCTGCTCTCGATACCGACGCCGCCGCGGCTGGAGGGCATATCGGCGTTCAAGGGGCGTTCGTTTCATACCTTCCATTGGCCGCACGAACCGCTTGAGCTGGCCGGCAAGAAGGTCGGCATCATCGGCACCGGCGCCACCGCGATCCAGGTGATCGGCGAGATCGCCGACAAGGTCGGCGAACTCACGGTGTTTCAGCGGCGGCCGAACTGGAGCGCGCCGCTCAACAACGGCCCGATCTCGAACGCCGAGATGGCCGACATCCGCTCGCGCTACGACGAGATCTTCGCCGCCTGCAGGCGCACGCCCGGCGGTTTCGAGCACGAGCCTGACAGGCGGGGCTTCTATGAGGCCACCCGCGAGGAGCGCATCGCGCTGTGGGACAAGCTCTATGACGAGCCCGGCTTCGGCATCTGGCTGAGCAATTTCCGCGAGATCTTTACCGACGAGGCGGCCAATGCGGAGTTCTCCGCCTACATCGCCGAGCGTATCCGACGACGGGTGAAGGATCCGGTGACGGCGGAAAAACTGATCCCCAGGGATCACGGTTTCGGCGTGCAGCGGGTGCCGCTGGAGACCAATTATTTCGAGGCCTATAACCGCGACAATGTGCATCTCGTCGACATCAGCGAGACGCCGATCGAGCGGGTGACCGAAACGGGCCTGCGCACCAGCGCGCGCGACTATGAGCTCGACATTATCGTCTACTCCACCGGCTTCGACGCCATCACCGGCGCGTTCGATGCGATCGACATCACCGGCGTCGGCGGGGTGAAACTCGCTGACCGCTGGCGCGACGGTCCCTCGACCTTTCTCGGCATGATGGCCAACGGCTTTCCGAATTTGTTGATGCCAACCGGCCCGCAGAGCGGTTCGGCGTCGACGAACTTTCCGCGCGGCATCGAGAACGGTGTCGGATGGTGCATGGGCCTGCTCGCCCACATGTGGGAGCGCGGGCATACGCGGGCCGAACCGACGGCGGAGGCGCAGGCGCGCTGGACGGCGCATGTGACCAAGATGTACGCCATCATGCTGATGCGCAAAGCCAAGTCGTGGTTCACCGGCTATAATTCCAACATCCCCGGCCACGAGCATGGCAAGACCCGCTACCTCGTCTACAATGGCGGCACGCCGAAATATGTCGCCGCCATCACCGAGGTCGCCGAGAGGGGGTATGAGGGGATTGTTTTCGATGCGCAGGCAATGCCTTCGGCCACGCGTCGGCCGCAAGCATCGAGGGCGGGGTAG
- a CDS encoding caspase family protein gives MGLVVKNDNVEGAGVHALIVGVSDYLNLPEAGEPSSDETWNLNKLSSPALSALKIFDFITTTGLRLPLKTVRLLLSPSPAEVQVEPRLANATPTRANRDALSKLAAQWRKDASNNPEDMTFFYFAGHGTQRGSEDSVLMLEDFLTSDAPLNECFEMHNLKSGMAPTATRPNIALTQFYFVDACMDRNAKLRSFLNPAVPPVFGIELSGKDKRAAPLIYSTVDGAFALGRSRKPSHFAEALTMALNRGAEEPDEETGQWPVTATTIKNALDFYYTKNNLGTLVTMGSLVGSPVIRYLAGPPDIDISVEVQPDSLGLPCAIGVLDQNNAAVAGCNPGAKTKFGLTVQAGVYRVEVNAGRLTSNPFRSAPRPFMKPTLKPWTHNLASLLRPQN, from the coding sequence GTGGGACTGGTCGTCAAGAACGACAATGTCGAGGGCGCCGGCGTTCATGCGCTGATCGTCGGCGTCAGCGACTATCTCAACCTGCCCGAGGCCGGCGAGCCGTCCTCCGATGAGACGTGGAACCTCAACAAGCTCTCTTCGCCTGCACTCTCGGCCCTCAAGATCTTCGACTTCATCACGACGACCGGCTTGCGGCTGCCGCTGAAAACCGTTCGGCTGTTGCTCTCGCCGTCGCCGGCCGAGGTGCAGGTCGAGCCCCGGCTCGCCAACGCGACGCCAACCCGCGCGAACCGGGATGCATTGTCCAAACTCGCGGCCCAGTGGCGCAAAGACGCCTCGAACAATCCGGAGGACATGACTTTCTTCTACTTCGCGGGCCACGGGACGCAGCGCGGATCGGAGGATTCCGTGCTCATGCTCGAGGACTTCCTGACGAGCGACGCGCCGCTTAACGAGTGCTTCGAAATGCACAATCTGAAAAGCGGCATGGCGCCGACAGCTACACGCCCGAATATTGCGCTGACGCAATTCTACTTCGTCGATGCCTGTATGGACCGAAACGCAAAACTGAGGAGTTTTCTGAATCCGGCGGTCCCGCCGGTGTTCGGAATCGAACTCAGTGGCAAGGACAAGCGGGCGGCGCCGCTGATCTACAGCACGGTCGACGGCGCGTTCGCGCTCGGACGCAGCCGCAAGCCGAGCCACTTCGCCGAGGCGCTGACGATGGCCCTGAACCGTGGCGCCGAAGAGCCGGATGAGGAGACCGGGCAGTGGCCGGTGACGGCGACAACGATCAAGAACGCGCTGGATTTCTATTACACCAAGAACAATCTCGGGACGCTCGTGACCATGGGCAGCCTGGTTGGTTCGCCGGTGATCCGGTATCTGGCGGGCCCGCCGGATATCGACATATCCGTCGAGGTTCAACCGGACAGCCTGGGTCTGCCCTGCGCCATCGGCGTCCTCGATCAGAACAATGCCGCGGTTGCCGGATGCAACCCCGGCGCCAAGACGAAGTTTGGGCTCACCGTCCAGGCAGGAGTCTATCGGGTGGAAGTCAACGCAGGACGATTGACCTCAAACCCGTTCCGTTCGGCGCCGCGGCCGTTCATGAAGCCGACGCTGAAGCCCTGGACGCACAATCTGGCATCGCTGCTTAGGCCCCAGAACTGA
- the legP gene encoding Dot/Icm T4SS effector Zinc-dependent metalloprotease LegP — protein MTDGFLTSDTTDTTWIKPLGTNWKEVTYTAVDGLAVFEGCIILGTVAEAQTTKKTVEDNPGILQDDAQALGAGIRGVQFRWKNNTIPFEIDPNLPNQQRVLDAIKHWQDNTPIKFVKRNAADPAHRDFVVFRPGSGCASSVGRRGGRQEVILGSACSTGNCIHEIGHTVGLWHEQSRKDRNQFVTVKLDAVLPSARHNFNQHIQDGVDLLAYDYGSIMHYPRNAFSANGEDTIIPKKAGVEIGQRKKLSAGDIASVKKLVTI, from the coding sequence ATGACCGATGGATTTCTGACAAGCGATACAACCGACACGACCTGGATCAAGCCGCTCGGCACGAACTGGAAGGAAGTCACCTACACCGCCGTCGACGGTCTTGCGGTGTTCGAAGGATGCATCATCCTTGGAACGGTAGCCGAGGCGCAGACCACCAAGAAGACGGTGGAAGACAATCCGGGCATCCTGCAGGACGACGCCCAAGCCTTGGGCGCCGGGATCCGTGGCGTCCAATTCCGCTGGAAGAACAACACAATTCCCTTCGAGATCGATCCCAATCTGCCGAACCAGCAGCGCGTACTCGACGCCATCAAGCACTGGCAAGACAACACGCCGATCAAATTTGTGAAGCGCAACGCGGCTGATCCCGCCCATCGCGATTTCGTCGTGTTTCGTCCCGGGAGCGGTTGCGCGTCCTCGGTTGGCCGGCGCGGCGGGCGGCAGGAGGTAATCCTGGGCAGCGCCTGCAGCACCGGCAACTGCATTCACGAAATCGGCCACACCGTCGGGCTTTGGCACGAGCAGAGCAGGAAGGATCGCAATCAGTTTGTGACCGTCAAGCTCGATGCGGTGCTACCGAGTGCCCGTCACAATTTCAATCAGCACATTCAGGATGGCGTCGACCTCCTCGCTTACGACTATGGCTCCATCATGCATTATCCGCGCAACGCGTTCAGCGCCAATGGCGAGGACACGATCATTCCGAAGAAGGCCGGCGTCGAGATCGGGCAGCGCAAGAAGCTCAGCGCCGGCGACATCGCATCGGTGAAGAAGCTCGTCACGATATGA